In one window of Frigoriglobus tundricola DNA:
- a CDS encoding aldo/keto reductase, with protein sequence MPALGFGTLIPDPVATRTATRAALEAGFRQLDASERYRNEKEVGEAIQEVFQAGAIRREDVFIATKLWNNNHRPERVKPAFEASLQKLQLDYVDLYLIHTPFAFRPGDEQDPRDANGDVIYDKGVTLLETWGALERLVDEGRCKAIGLSDVSLDQTKAIFEAGRIKPAVVHVESHPYLPQWELLDYCRTNGIVLQAFAALGHSSEPKLLDDPVIAAIAERVTKTPAQVLLAWAIQRGTALLTTSKTPNRIKENFEVSALPQDAVREISDGIKSRVRFNTVVETGVPGFIPREKRV encoded by the coding sequence ATCCCCGCCCTCGGCTTCGGCACACTGATTCCCGACCCCGTGGCAACCAGAACCGCGACGAGGGCGGCGCTGGAAGCGGGATTTCGCCAACTCGATGCTTCGGAACGCTACCGAAATGAAAAGGAGGTCGGCGAAGCGATCCAGGAGGTGTTCCAGGCGGGGGCGATCAGGCGGGAGGACGTGTTCATCGCCACGAAACTCTGGAATAACAACCATCGTCCGGAACGCGTCAAGCCGGCTTTCGAGGCCAGTCTCCAGAAGCTTCAACTCGACTACGTCGATCTCTACCTCATTCACACCCCCTTCGCGTTCCGGCCCGGCGACGAGCAAGACCCGAGAGACGCGAACGGCGATGTGATTTATGACAAAGGGGTCACGCTGCTGGAAACGTGGGGGGCGTTGGAGCGCCTGGTGGACGAGGGCAGGTGCAAGGCCATCGGATTATCCGATGTCAGCCTGGACCAGACGAAAGCGATCTTCGAAGCGGGGAGGATCAAGCCCGCGGTCGTTCACGTCGAATCGCACCCGTACCTCCCGCAATGGGAACTGTTGGACTATTGCAGAACAAATGGCATTGTGCTGCAAGCGTTCGCCGCGCTGGGGCACAGCAGCGAGCCCAAGCTGCTGGACGATCCGGTCATTGCCGCCATCGCCGAGCGGGTCACCAAGACCCCCGCGCAAGTCCTGCTCGCCTGGGCCATCCAGCGCGGTACGGCCCTCCTGACCACTTCGAAAACCCCCAACCGGATCAAGGAGAACTTCGAGGTCTCCGCCCTTCCTCAAGACGCCGTCCGCGAGATCAGCGACGGAATCAAGTCGCGGGTCCGGTTTAATACCGTTGTAGAGACCGGGGTCCCTGGATTTATTCCACGAGAAAAGCGAGTATAA
- a CDS encoding sigma-70 family RNA polymerase sigma factor: MGADELKPVEAYTEYLRLLARLHLGPQLRGKLGASDVVQLTVLQAHANRGQFRGRTEEEWMGWLRAILRNVLVGALRAYGTEARDVGRERAIGAGLEASASRAEQWLAADQTSPSQRASRHEQLIRLAAALALLPDDQREAVELHHLKGHTVAEVGERMGRTRAAAMGLIFRGLERLREHLDEGNGDGGGATGG; encoded by the coding sequence ATGGGGGCGGACGAATTGAAGCCGGTTGAGGCATACACAGAGTATTTGCGCCTTCTCGCTCGACTCCATTTGGGTCCGCAACTCCGGGGTAAACTGGGCGCGTCTGACGTGGTGCAGCTGACCGTCCTCCAGGCGCACGCGAACCGCGGCCAGTTTCGCGGGCGGACCGAGGAAGAATGGATGGGGTGGCTCCGCGCCATTCTCAGAAACGTCCTGGTCGGCGCGCTGAGGGCGTACGGTACTGAGGCCCGGGACGTCGGCCGGGAACGGGCGATCGGTGCCGGACTTGAGGCGTCCGCGTCTCGGGCCGAACAATGGCTCGCGGCCGATCAGACGTCCCCCAGCCAGCGGGCGTCCCGCCACGAGCAGTTAATTCGGCTCGCGGCCGCGCTGGCGCTGCTGCCCGATGACCAGCGCGAGGCGGTCGAGTTGCACCATTTGAAGGGGCACACCGTTGCCGAGGTCGGAGAACGGATGGGGCGGACGCGGGCCGCTGCGATGGGACTGATTTTCCGCGGGCTGGAGCGACTGCGCGAGCACCTCGACGAGGGGAACGGCGATGGCGGAGGAGCGACCGGAGGCTGA